The following are from one region of the Vicinamibacterales bacterium genome:
- a CDS encoding MATE family efflux transporter: MLSLSAPVIVAELGWVTMGIVDMVMVGRLGPDAIGAVGIASSLFIAVGVFAMGLLLGLDPLVAQAFGARRIDDCHRWLVAGVWLAALATPPTIGVVYLMNRALPHLGLPPPVVALAQPYLSVVGWSLPPLLLYVAFRRYLQAMNIVRAVTYTLVIANVTNALANWVLIFGHYGAPQLGVTGAAWATLASRIVMAAALFVVILRHERRMQPRLRETPLALDMPRVRRLVRLGLPAGGQMLLEVGVFASATALAGRVSTTALAAHQIAIQMASLTFMIPFGLSSAAAVRVGQAIGRRDPAGAIAAGWTAIALGVSFMAAAALVFLTVPGLLIRMFSADAEVIALGVRLLFVAAVFQLFDALQGVTTGALRGLADTRTAMLWNLGGHWGVGLPLGYVLCFHAGYGVVGLWWGLSLGLVICGISLVTVWRMKGIHLAR, encoded by the coding sequence ATGCTGTCGCTCTCCGCGCCGGTGATCGTCGCCGAGCTCGGGTGGGTGACGATGGGCATCGTCGACATGGTGATGGTCGGGCGCCTCGGGCCCGACGCCATCGGCGCCGTCGGCATCGCAAGTTCGCTGTTCATCGCCGTCGGCGTCTTCGCGATGGGGCTGCTGCTCGGCCTCGATCCGCTGGTCGCGCAGGCGTTCGGCGCGAGGCGCATCGACGACTGCCATCGCTGGCTCGTGGCCGGCGTCTGGCTCGCCGCGCTGGCGACGCCGCCGACCATCGGCGTGGTGTATCTGATGAACCGCGCGCTGCCCCATCTCGGACTGCCGCCGCCGGTCGTGGCCCTGGCGCAGCCGTACCTCTCGGTCGTCGGCTGGAGCCTGCCACCGCTGCTCCTGTACGTCGCCTTCCGGCGCTATCTCCAGGCGATGAACATCGTCCGCGCCGTCACCTACACGCTGGTCATCGCCAACGTGACCAACGCCCTCGCCAACTGGGTGTTGATCTTCGGCCACTACGGGGCGCCGCAGCTGGGGGTCACCGGCGCGGCGTGGGCGACGCTGGCCTCGCGCATCGTGATGGCGGCGGCGCTGTTCGTGGTGATCCTCCGGCACGAGCGGCGCATGCAGCCGCGCCTGCGCGAGACGCCGCTCGCGCTCGATATGCCGCGCGTCCGGCGCCTGGTGCGGCTCGGGCTTCCCGCCGGCGGTCAGATGCTCCTCGAAGTCGGCGTGTTCGCCTCGGCGACGGCGCTGGCCGGCCGCGTCTCGACCACCGCGCTCGCGGCGCATCAGATCGCGATCCAGATGGCGTCGCTCACGTTCATGATCCCCTTCGGTCTGTCATCGGCCGCGGCGGTGCGCGTCGGCCAGGCGATCGGACGCCGCGATCCCGCCGGCGCCATCGCCGCCGGCTGGACGGCAATCGCGCTCGGCGTCTCGTTCATGGCGGCCGCCGCGCTCGTCTTTCTCACCGTGCCCGGACTGCTCATCCGCATGTTCAGCGCCGATGCGGAAGTGATCGCGCTCGGCGTGCGGCTGCTGTTCGTCGCCGCGGTATTCCAGTTGTTCGATGCCCTGCAGGGCGTCACCACGGGCGCGCTCCGCGGACTGGCCGACACCCGCACCGCGATGCTGTGGAACCTCGGCGGCCATTGGGGCGTCGGTCTGCCGCTCGGTTACGTCCTGTGCTTCCACGCCGGCTACGGCGTCGTCGGGCTGTGGTGGGGATTGTCGCTGGGGCTGGTCATCTGCGGCATCAGTCTGGTCACCGTGTGGCGGATGAAAGGCATCCACCTTGCTCGTTGA
- a CDS encoding DUF1028 domain-containing protein, which translates to MDRKARALALAAVLFAAAGVSHAQQQRPAAALTDPDPLGTGTFSILGYDPATGELGGAVQSRVFSVGNGVLWAEAEVGIAATQAIVDVSYGPKSLALLRAGLRPDAIIRAILDSDPDPGYGGQPWPKAGRQFAVMDPKGSYAAHTGPQASTWAGHKGGKYCTAQGNILAGEAVVANMVKAFEETTGALSMRLVAALEAGQAAGGDTRGQQSAALIVVKKGCGVWLNNDTVLRLQVDDNPEPIKELRRVVERSLSRRSRPGCEGVNAAPR; encoded by the coding sequence ATGGATCGAAAAGCTCGTGCCCTGGCGCTAGCCGCCGTCCTCTTCGCCGCGGCCGGCGTTTCTCACGCACAGCAGCAGCGGCCAGCCGCCGCGCTGACGGATCCGGATCCTCTCGGAACCGGCACCTTTTCGATCCTTGGCTACGATCCGGCGACCGGCGAGCTGGGCGGCGCCGTGCAGTCGCGCGTCTTCTCGGTCGGCAACGGCGTGCTCTGGGCGGAAGCAGAAGTCGGCATCGCCGCGACGCAGGCCATCGTCGACGTCAGCTACGGACCGAAGTCGCTGGCGCTGCTCCGCGCCGGTCTGCGCCCGGACGCGATCATCCGCGCGATTCTCGACAGCGATCCCGATCCCGGCTACGGCGGCCAGCCGTGGCCCAAGGCCGGGCGGCAGTTCGCGGTGATGGATCCGAAGGGGAGCTACGCCGCCCACACCGGTCCGCAGGCGTCCACGTGGGCCGGGCACAAGGGCGGCAAGTACTGCACTGCGCAGGGCAACATCCTCGCCGGCGAGGCGGTCGTCGCGAACATGGTCAAGGCGTTCGAGGAAACGACCGGCGCCCTGTCGATGCGCCTGGTCGCGGCGCTCGAGGCCGGCCAGGCGGCCGGCGGCGATACCCGCGGCCAGCAGTCCGCCGCGCTGATCGTCGTGAAGAAGGGCTGCGGGGTGTGGTTGAACAACGACACCGTGCTGCGCCTCCAGGTCGACGACAATCCCGAGCCGATCAAGGAGCTGCGCCGTGTCGTGGAGCGTTCGCTCTCGCGCCGCTCGCGCCCGGGATGCGAAGGGGTGAACGCGGCACCGCGGTGA
- the rseP gene encoding RIP metalloprotease RseP has translation MTILAFLFVLGVLIFVHELGHFLMARRIGVRVLTFSLGFGPKLVNFKRGGTEYCISAIPLGGYVKMAGENPEDSRTGAQDEFLSKGKWQRFQVLVMGPVMNLLLAIVVMALVYYQGAQVPQFEQQPVVIGTFTADSVAARAGLKPGDRIVSVDGDPVDTWEKFGMAIVSKAKRSVTIGYVRDGRAGEVIVVPTAQGKYEMGDIGVHPQIHPEFDEIVPNQPAAQAGVQKGDVVLALDNEVPVSYDQLIETLRSSPGKTLVLQIKRGETVQTVNLTPQHLGTTLMVNGVETPIATVGAKILPWETRTVNPGIAEAFKLSLQKNWEWTRLIVETLGGLFTRETSVKQLMGPVAIADLSGAAAQAGWISLFSLMAMISLNLGLLNLMPIPVLDGGHIFILALEGLARRDFSMRVKEKMLLAGFVLLLMLMVTVIYNDLMRIQWIEKLVPWR, from the coding sequence TTGACCATTCTCGCCTTCCTCTTCGTGCTCGGCGTGCTGATCTTCGTACACGAGCTCGGCCACTTCCTGATGGCGCGCCGCATCGGCGTGCGCGTGCTGACGTTCTCGCTCGGCTTCGGGCCGAAGCTCGTGAACTTCAAGCGCGGCGGCACCGAGTACTGCATCAGCGCCATCCCGCTCGGCGGCTACGTGAAGATGGCGGGCGAGAACCCCGAAGACTCCCGCACCGGGGCGCAGGACGAGTTCCTGTCGAAGGGCAAGTGGCAGCGGTTCCAGGTCCTGGTGATGGGGCCGGTGATGAACCTGCTGCTGGCGATCGTGGTCATGGCGCTGGTGTACTACCAGGGCGCGCAGGTTCCGCAGTTCGAGCAGCAGCCGGTGGTGATCGGCACCTTTACCGCCGATTCGGTTGCCGCCAGGGCCGGCCTCAAACCGGGGGACCGCATCGTCAGCGTCGACGGCGATCCGGTCGACACCTGGGAAAAGTTCGGGATGGCGATCGTCTCGAAGGCGAAGCGCAGCGTGACGATCGGCTACGTGCGCGACGGCCGCGCCGGTGAAGTGATCGTCGTGCCGACCGCCCAGGGCAAGTACGAGATGGGCGACATCGGCGTGCACCCGCAGATCCATCCGGAATTCGACGAGATCGTGCCGAACCAGCCGGCCGCTCAGGCCGGTGTGCAGAAGGGCGACGTCGTCCTCGCGCTCGACAACGAGGTGCCGGTCTCGTACGACCAGCTGATCGAAACGCTCCGTTCGAGTCCCGGGAAGACGCTCGTGCTGCAGATCAAGCGCGGCGAGACCGTGCAGACCGTCAATCTGACGCCGCAGCACCTGGGCACCACGCTCATGGTGAACGGCGTCGAGACGCCGATTGCCACCGTCGGCGCGAAGATCCTGCCGTGGGAAACCCGCACCGTGAACCCCGGCATCGCTGAAGCGTTCAAGCTGAGTCTGCAGAAGAACTGGGAGTGGACGCGGCTCATCGTCGAGACGCTCGGCGGATTGTTCACCCGCGAAACGTCGGTCAAGCAGCTGATGGGGCCGGTCGCGATCGCCGATCTCTCCGGCGCCGCGGCGCAGGCGGGCTGGATCTCGCTCTTCAGCCTGATGGCGATGATCAGCCTGAACCTCGGGCTCCTGAATCTGATGCCGATCCCCGTCCTCGACGGCGGCCACATCTTCATCCTCGCGCTCGAAGGACTGGCGCGCCGCGACTTCAGCATGCGGGTCAAGGAGAAGATGCTCCTCGCCGGCTTCGTCCTGCTGCTGATGCTGATGGTCACCGTGATCTACAACGACTTGATGCGGATTCAATGGATCGAAAAGCTCGTGCCCTGGCGCTAG
- the dxr gene encoding 1-deoxy-D-xylulose-5-phosphate reductoisomerase produces MKGIAILGSTGSIGQSALAVVDAHPRELRVVGLAAGGNAARLARQVERYRPSRAALATEQGPQGLIDVATHPDADVVLFASSGTAALDAVLAAIEAGKTIALANKEILVMAGALVMAAAQARGVAVLPVDSEHNAIHQCLHGRRSSEIKRLILTASGGPFRGLPARDLANVSAADALNHPTWRMGPKITVDSATLMNKGLEVIEARWLFAVDAGRIDVLVHPQSIVHSMVELIDGSVIAQLGVTDMRLPIQYAFSYPDRWPAPLPSLDLARAGRLEFEPADTVRFPCLALAFRALRGGAGLPIVLNAANEVAVAAFLDERLAFTGIADVICRAMDAFENEHPVAPLHGLAEVRAIDAWARAFAARAATGVQSTS; encoded by the coding sequence ATGAAGGGGATCGCCATCCTCGGCTCCACCGGCTCGATCGGCCAGAGCGCGCTCGCGGTCGTCGACGCACACCCGCGCGAGCTGCGCGTCGTCGGACTCGCGGCCGGCGGCAATGCGGCGCGGCTCGCCAGGCAGGTCGAGCGTTACCGGCCGTCGCGCGCCGCGCTCGCGACCGAGCAGGGGCCGCAGGGGCTCATCGACGTGGCCACCCATCCCGACGCGGACGTGGTGCTGTTCGCGTCTTCCGGGACGGCGGCGCTCGACGCCGTGCTGGCGGCGATCGAGGCCGGCAAGACGATCGCGCTCGCCAACAAGGAGATTCTCGTCATGGCGGGCGCGCTGGTGATGGCGGCGGCGCAGGCGCGGGGCGTGGCGGTGCTGCCGGTGGACAGCGAGCACAACGCGATTCATCAATGCCTGCACGGGCGGCGCTCGTCCGAGATCAAACGCCTGATTCTGACCGCCTCGGGCGGGCCGTTCCGCGGCCTGCCGGCGCGCGACCTCGCGAACGTCTCCGCGGCGGACGCGCTGAACCATCCCACCTGGCGGATGGGACCGAAGATCACGGTCGATTCGGCGACGCTGATGAACAAGGGGCTGGAGGTGATCGAGGCGCGGTGGCTGTTCGCCGTCGACGCCGGCCGCATCGACGTGCTGGTGCACCCGCAGTCGATCGTGCACTCGATGGTGGAGCTGATCGACGGATCCGTGATCGCGCAACTTGGCGTGACGGATATGCGTCTACCGATTCAGTATGCGTTCTCCTACCCGGATCGCTGGCCGGCGCCGCTGCCGTCTCTCGATCTGGCGCGCGCGGGCCGGCTGGAGTTCGAGCCGGCCGATACGGTGCGCTTCCCGTGCCTGGCGCTGGCCTTCCGCGCGCTGCGCGGCGGCGCAGGGCTCCCCATCGTGCTGAACGCCGCCAACGAGGTCGCGGTCGCCGCATTCCTCGACGAGCGGCTGGCGTTTACCGGCATTGCCGACGTCATCTGCCGGGCGATGGATGCGTTCGAGAACGAACACCCTGTCGCGCCGTTGCACGGTCTTGCAGAGGTCCGCGCCATCGACGCCTGGGCCCGGGCGTTCGCGGCGCGGGCCGCCACTGGGGTACAATCGACGTCTTGA
- a CDS encoding phosphatidate cytidylyltransferase, with amino-acid sequence MTRVLSALVMLPVVIGTIWFLPPAATFVLALVAAVLAFSEYRSMAGALGAEVPMITGATLVALLCFAMWRADNDGLAGAFPNVVYLALMAGLIVAGAAAVARGRPAPGSLADAAAMIFGAVYLGLPLGALAWTRGGNGVMATPDFIVDLPDGRLRVLLLMAVIVVSDSAQYYTGRAFGRRPLAPAISPKKTVEGAIGGVVFGTFAMALGGQYVFASPTWILALLGAAISLLGIVGDLFESLLKRSAGIKDSSHLIPGHGGVLDRIDSWLFAAPVYYVFVRFVA; translated from the coding sequence ATGACCAGGGTGCTCTCGGCCCTCGTGATGCTGCCGGTCGTCATCGGCACGATCTGGTTTCTGCCGCCGGCGGCGACCTTCGTGCTCGCCCTCGTGGCCGCCGTGCTGGCATTCTCCGAGTACCGGTCGATGGCAGGAGCGCTTGGCGCCGAGGTCCCGATGATCACCGGCGCGACGCTGGTGGCGCTGTTGTGCTTCGCCATGTGGCGCGCCGACAACGACGGCCTGGCGGGGGCGTTTCCAAATGTGGTCTACCTGGCGCTGATGGCCGGGTTGATCGTGGCTGGCGCCGCGGCCGTCGCCCGCGGCCGCCCGGCCCCGGGGTCACTCGCGGATGCCGCGGCGATGATCTTCGGCGCGGTCTATCTCGGCCTGCCGCTCGGTGCCCTCGCATGGACGCGCGGCGGCAACGGCGTGATGGCAACGCCCGACTTCATCGTGGATCTGCCGGATGGCCGCCTGCGGGTGCTGCTCCTCATGGCCGTCATCGTCGTCAGCGATTCCGCGCAGTACTACACCGGTCGAGCGTTCGGCCGGCGCCCTCTCGCCCCGGCGATCAGTCCCAAGAAAACCGTCGAGGGGGCGATAGGAGGCGTGGTCTTCGGCACGTTCGCCATGGCACTCGGCGGTCAGTATGTGTTCGCTTCACCGACATGGATACTGGCGCTTCTCGGCGCCGCGATTTCACTGCTCGGGATCGTGGGCGATCTCTTCGAGTCCCTGCTCAAGCGGAGCGCCGGGATCAAAGACTCGTCGCACCTGATTCCCGGCCACGGCGGTGTGCTCGACCGCATCGACAGCTGGCTCTTTGCGGCGCCCGTCTATTACGTCTTCGTCAGGTTCGTCGCATGA
- a CDS encoding isoprenyl transferase — protein sequence MSLEDVLASITPGSAEEALARQVDFDRLPAHIAVIMDGNGRWAAQRHLPRVEGHRAGIDAVRDTVEGSARLGIKVLTLYAFSVENWKRPAAEVSTLMLLLKRYLRSELNTLLRNDIRFKVIGRMEDLGRDVQRELRDAEEKTAANGGMQFNIALNYGGRAEIVEAARRMVRDGLAPEQIDEPRVSSYLYTAGQPDPDLLIRTSGEMRVSNFLLWQIAYAEIWVTDTLWPDFRQRHLLEAILAYQKRDRRFGGVTQPAVAGR from the coding sequence ATGAGCCTCGAAGACGTCCTCGCGTCGATCACGCCCGGCTCGGCCGAAGAGGCGCTGGCGCGGCAGGTGGATTTCGATCGGCTGCCGGCGCACATCGCCGTGATCATGGACGGCAACGGACGGTGGGCGGCGCAGCGGCATCTGCCGCGGGTCGAAGGGCACCGCGCCGGGATCGACGCGGTGCGGGACACCGTCGAAGGCTCCGCCCGGCTCGGCATCAAGGTGCTGACGCTCTACGCGTTCTCGGTCGAGAACTGGAAGCGGCCGGCGGCGGAAGTGTCGACGCTGATGCTGCTGCTCAAGCGCTATCTCCGCTCCGAGCTGAACACGCTGCTGCGCAACGACATCCGCTTCAAGGTGATCGGCCGCATGGAAGATCTCGGGCGCGACGTGCAGCGCGAGCTGCGCGACGCGGAAGAGAAGACCGCGGCCAACGGCGGCATGCAGTTCAACATCGCGCTGAATTACGGCGGCCGCGCCGAGATCGTCGAAGCGGCGCGGCGCATGGTGCGCGACGGCCTCGCGCCGGAGCAGATCGACGAGCCGCGCGTCTCGTCCTACCTCTACACCGCCGGCCAGCCCGATCCCGACCTGCTGATCCGCACCAGCGGCGAGATGCGCGTCAGCAACTTCCTCTTGTGGCAGATCGCCTACGCCGAGATCTGGGTCACCGACACGCTGTGGCCCGATTTCCGGCAGCGCCACCTGCTCGAGGCGATCCTCGCGTACCAGAAGCGCGACCGCCGTTTCGGCGGCGTCACGCAGCCGGCGGTGGCCGGGCGGTGA
- the truA gene encoding tRNA pseudouridine(38-40) synthase TruA: MRTIKLTVAYDGTDFVGWQRQERGRSIQGLIEAALSEIDGAPVTLHGAGRTDAGVHALAQVASARIAASIGDAQLVRALNAHLPDAIRVTAASTEPDDFHARFDAIAKAYEYRIWNGRTLPPFIRLYAWHIPEPLDVEAMREGARAIVGEHDFAAFRGAGGVNHTTVRTIASAGWRVDGAALTFAVAGSGFLRYMVRSLAGTLVEIGRGARPASDMAGLLRSRDRTAVGRTAPPRGLFLVRVDYR; the protein is encoded by the coding sequence ATGCGAACGATCAAGCTGACGGTTGCCTACGACGGCACTGATTTCGTCGGCTGGCAGCGGCAGGAGCGCGGGCGATCGATCCAGGGACTGATCGAGGCGGCGCTGAGCGAGATCGACGGGGCGCCGGTGACGCTGCACGGCGCCGGGCGGACGGATGCGGGTGTGCACGCGCTGGCGCAGGTGGCGAGCGCGCGCATCGCGGCGTCGATCGGGGACGCACAACTGGTGCGCGCGCTGAACGCGCACCTTCCCGACGCGATCCGCGTCACCGCGGCGAGCACCGAGCCGGACGATTTTCACGCGCGCTTCGACGCGATCGCCAAGGCCTACGAGTACCGCATCTGGAACGGAAGGACGCTGCCGCCGTTCATCCGGCTGTACGCCTGGCACATCCCCGAGCCGCTCGACGTCGAGGCGATGCGGGAAGGGGCGCGCGCCATTGTCGGCGAGCACGATTTCGCGGCGTTCCGCGGCGCGGGCGGCGTCAATCACACCACGGTGCGAACGATTGCGTCGGCCGGCTGGAGGGTCGACGGCGCGGCGCTGACGTTCGCGGTGGCGGGCAGCGGATTCCTGCGCTACATGGTGCGCAGCCTGGCGGGAACGCTGGTCGAGATCGGCCGAGGGGCTCGCCCCGCCTCCGACATGGCCGGGCTGCTGCGGTCGCGCGACCGCACGGCGGTCGGCCGCACCGCGCCGCCGCGCGGCCTGTTCCTCGTCCGGGTCGATTACCGGTGA
- the pyrE gene encoding orotate phosphoribosyltransferase gives MTDSEVLELFRHAGALLEGHFKLSSGLHSDRYLQSALVLQFPDFAERLGAALAARLAHLQPTAVLSPALGGIVIGQEVGRALHVRAIFAERQEGRLTLRRGFTLSPADRVVVVEDVITTGLSTRETIEAAEAAGAQVLGAAAIIDRGADASRLNVPLQALVRMQVAAYQPETCPLCAAGQPVVKPGSRS, from the coding sequence ATGACCGATAGCGAAGTACTCGAGTTGTTTCGTCACGCCGGGGCGCTGCTCGAAGGGCATTTCAAGCTGTCGTCGGGACTGCACAGCGATCGGTATCTGCAGAGCGCGCTCGTGCTGCAGTTTCCCGATTTCGCCGAACGGCTGGGGGCCGCGCTGGCGGCGCGGCTCGCACATCTGCAGCCGACGGCGGTGCTGTCGCCCGCGCTCGGCGGCATCGTGATCGGGCAGGAGGTCGGCCGGGCGCTGCACGTGCGCGCGATCTTCGCGGAGCGGCAGGAGGGCAGGCTGACGCTGCGCCGCGGCTTCACGCTCTCGCCGGCGGATCGCGTGGTCGTCGTCGAAGACGTGATCACCACGGGCTTGTCGACGCGCGAGACGATCGAGGCGGCCGAGGCCGCCGGCGCGCAGGTGCTGGGCGCCGCGGCGATCATCGACCGCGGCGCGGACGCGTCGCGTCTGAACGTGCCGCTCCAGGCGCTCGTGCGCATGCAGGTGGCCGCGTATCAGCCGGAGACGTGTCCGCTCTGTGCCGCCGGCCAGCCGGTGGTCAAGCCGGGCAGCCGGAGCTGA
- a CDS encoding S9 family peptidase has translation MRISTRSFVLLSVFLTAPGLLARTASRQADKDAPAKTDKFALTVDSIMRGPDLVGYPPDNLRWSADSQKLYFDWRKPGEDEASTYWVPRDGGTPVRLDDAQKKNVPPANGRWDKAHTRVVFADRGDIVVLDASGQRRWITRTTAGEGNPRWARNDTAITYVREGNLFVVPLDGTGSAVVQQLTDVGPRRPEPRLTDSQRFIRDEQEKLLEVIKEQKEQKKKAENRARQDKLPALELQERQSATDLMLSPDDTHVFVLVSERPAAARNVIVPNYVTETGYAEDIPGRTAVGDAQNRTLLAVMNLETGKTVWADASFAPPVDEPAARPAQGQPAAPATAPGPPAQGRSEGPGRRAEREVRWSMPQVSDDGRLTIASARSADNKDRWYVAIDAESGRTRVVDTLHDDAWIREAGGGFGTSGVDFLPDDKRVWFLSERDGWMHLYTLDVSDTSAKPKQLTSGKWEIASAALSRDGQTFFVTSTEQHPGERHLYTVPVEGGARTKVTSMTGSNVAEVSPDESTLGLVHSYSTKPPEVYVMPNRPGATAKQVTTTPTEEWRGFNWIDPKVITFKARDGVDVYARLFTPEMIGARRDPAHPGVVFVHGAGYLQNAHKYWSTYFREYMFHNLLASRGYVVLDVDYRASSGYGRDWRTAIYRHMGGKDLEDVVDGAKYLVEKEQVHARRIGVYGGSYGGFITLMAMFTTPDVFAAGAALRPVTDWAHYNHGYTSNILNVPQKDAEAYRKSSPIYFADGLKGALLICHGMVDTNVLFQDSVRLAQRLIELRKENWELAPYPVENHGFERASSWADEYKRILKLFEQNLRTGVARNGKTTQ, from the coding sequence ATGCGCATTTCGACCCGTTCGTTCGTGCTGCTCTCCGTCTTCCTGACCGCGCCCGGCCTGCTCGCCCGGACCGCGTCCCGCCAGGCCGACAAGGACGCGCCGGCGAAGACCGACAAGTTCGCGCTGACCGTCGACAGCATCATGCGCGGGCCCGACCTGGTGGGTTATCCGCCCGACAACCTGCGATGGTCGGCCGATTCGCAGAAGCTGTACTTCGACTGGCGCAAGCCCGGCGAAGACGAAGCCTCCACCTACTGGGTGCCGCGGGACGGCGGCACGCCGGTGCGGCTCGACGACGCGCAGAAGAAGAACGTCCCGCCGGCGAACGGGCGTTGGGACAAGGCGCACACGCGCGTCGTCTTTGCCGATCGCGGCGACATCGTCGTGCTCGACGCCTCCGGCCAGAGGCGCTGGATTACGCGGACGACCGCCGGCGAGGGCAATCCGCGCTGGGCGCGCAACGACACCGCGATCACCTACGTCCGCGAAGGCAATCTCTTCGTCGTCCCGCTCGACGGGACCGGCAGCGCCGTCGTGCAGCAGCTCACGGACGTCGGCCCGCGGCGGCCGGAGCCGCGCCTCACCGACAGCCAGCGGTTCATCCGCGACGAGCAGGAAAAGCTGCTCGAGGTGATCAAGGAACAGAAGGAACAGAAGAAGAAGGCCGAAAATCGCGCCAGGCAGGACAAGCTGCCGGCGCTCGAGCTGCAGGAGCGGCAGAGCGCGACGGACCTCATGCTGTCGCCGGACGACACCCACGTGTTCGTGCTGGTATCCGAGCGGCCCGCCGCGGCGCGCAACGTCATCGTGCCCAACTACGTCACCGAAACCGGCTACGCGGAGGACATTCCTGGCCGCACCGCGGTCGGCGACGCGCAGAACCGCACCCTGCTCGCGGTGATGAACCTCGAGACGGGCAAGACCGTGTGGGCCGACGCGAGCTTCGCGCCGCCGGTCGACGAGCCCGCGGCGCGCCCGGCGCAGGGACAGCCGGCGGCGCCCGCGACCGCGCCGGGGCCGCCAGCCCAGGGGCGGTCCGAGGGACCCGGCCGGCGCGCCGAGCGCGAGGTCCGGTGGTCCATGCCGCAGGTGTCCGACGACGGCAGGCTGACGATCGCGAGCGCGCGCTCGGCGGACAACAAGGATCGGTGGTACGTCGCCATCGACGCGGAAAGCGGCAGGACCCGCGTCGTCGATACCCTGCACGACGACGCGTGGATTCGTGAAGCCGGCGGCGGTTTCGGGACCTCGGGCGTCGACTTCCTGCCCGACGACAAGCGGGTGTGGTTCCTGTCCGAGCGGGACGGCTGGATGCATCTCTACACGCTGGACGTGAGCGACACGTCGGCGAAGCCGAAGCAGCTCACGAGCGGGAAGTGGGAGATCGCGAGCGCGGCGCTGTCGCGCGACGGGCAGACGTTCTTCGTCACCAGCACGGAGCAGCACCCCGGCGAGCGCCACCTCTACACGGTGCCGGTCGAGGGAGGCGCGCGCACGAAGGTCACGTCGATGACCGGTTCGAACGTCGCCGAAGTGTCACCCGACGAGTCCACGCTCGGTCTCGTCCACTCGTACAGCACGAAGCCGCCCGAAGTCTACGTCATGCCGAATCGTCCGGGCGCGACGGCGAAGCAGGTGACGACGACGCCCACCGAGGAGTGGCGCGGCTTCAACTGGATCGACCCGAAGGTGATCACGTTCAAGGCGCGCGATGGGGTGGACGTCTACGCGCGGCTGTTCACGCCGGAGATGATCGGCGCCAGGCGGGACCCCGCGCATCCCGGCGTGGTGTTCGTCCACGGCGCCGGCTACCTGCAGAACGCGCACAAGTACTGGTCCACCTACTTCCGCGAGTACATGTTCCACAACCTGCTCGCCTCCCGCGGCTACGTCGTCCTCGACGTCGACTACCGCGCCAGTTCCGGCTACGGCCGCGACTGGCGCACGGCGATCTACCGGCACATGGGCGGCAAGGATCTGGAGGACGTCGTCGACGGCGCGAAGTACCTGGTCGAGAAGGAGCAGGTGCATGCCAGGCGGATCGGCGTCTACGGCGGGAGCTATGGCGGGTTCATCACGCTGATGGCGATGTTCACGACCCCAGACGTGTTCGCCGCGGGCGCGGCGCTGCGTCCGGTGACCGACTGGGCGCACTACAACCACGGCTACACGTCGAACATCCTCAACGTGCCGCAGAAGGACGCCGAGGCGTATCGCAAGAGCTCGCCGATCTACTTCGCGGACGGACTGAAGGGCGCGCTCCTGATCTGCCACGGCATGGTCGACACCAACGTGCTGTTCCAGGATTCGGTGCGGCTCGCGCAGCGGCTGATCGAGCTGCGCAAGGAGAACTGGGAGCTGGCGCCGTACCCGGTGGAGAACCACGGGTTCGAGCGCGCGTCGAGCTGGGCGGACGAATACAAGCGGATCTTGAAGTTGTTCGAGCAGAACCTGCGGACGGGCGTCGCGCGGAACGGAAAGACGACGCAGTGA